TCCAACGTGGTTGGACGGGAACAAAAGCCGCTTGGTTATGTGTCGGCGGCTTCGCCGTCATCATGTTCAACTTGGTGTTCGTCAACCTCGTCATCGCAGGTTTGCACTCATATGCGTAAAAAAAGAAGTCACTTCGGTGGCTTCTTTTTTTACGCCGCTGTCAACTGACCGTTGTGAAGCCAAATAATAGAGTGGTATAGTTATGAAAGAGAGCGAAATGTTCACAATTGTGCAACATTCGCTACATCTTGTAATGGTTCTTTAGGAGGTTTAGTGGATGGCTAATAAAACTAAAATTTTAGTGGTCGACGACGAGGAAAGAATTCGCCGCCTATTAAAAATGTATTTGGAACGGGAACAATATGTGATCGTCGAAGCGACGAACGGGGAAGAGGCGCTTCAGCTCGCCCTTGAGCACAATTTTGATGTCATCCTGCTTGATTTGATGATGCCGAAAATGGACGGGGTCGAAGTATGTACCGAGCTTCGGAAATCGAAGGCGACACCGGTCATCATGCTGACGGCGAAAGGCGAAGAAGTCGATCGTGTCCAAGGTTTCGAAGTCGGAGCGGACGATTATATCGTCAAACCGTTCAGTCCGCGTGAGGTCGTCTTGCGCGTCAAGGCACTCCTTCGCCGCTCGGGCTCGACGAAATATTTGCGTACGGCCGAAAAATCAAAAGACTTGATCGTCTTCGCGCATTTGACGATCGACAACGATGCGCACCGCGTCACGGTCGACGGAGAAGAAATCGCGCTCACGCCGAAAGAGTATGAGCTCTTGTTCTTCTTGGCCAAACAAGTCGACAAAGTATTTTCACGGGAGCAACTGTTGAAAGAAGTTTGGAACTATGAATTCTTTGGAGACCTTCGAACGGTCGACACACACGTGAAACGACTCCGGGAGAAGTTGAACCGGGTCTCTCCAAAAGCCGCGCAAATGATCACGACGGTATGGGGTGTCGGGTACAAGTTCGAAGTCGTCAGTGAGTGATGATTCGCCGGAATAGCATCGTCACAAAACTATGGTTGACGATTCTCGTATTGGTCAGTCTCATCTTGTTCATCGTCTCTGTGTTGATGCTCGAGTTTTTCAACTCGTTCCATATCGACCAGGAACGCGGCCACTTGGCCAAGCTCGGCGGGCAGGTCCAGTCGGTGTTGCTTCAAGAAGGGGACGCGTCACGGACGGTCGACCAAATCATTGAAGTGTACGGTGCGAACTATATATTAGAGAACGGGACGGTCCGTTCGAACTTTGGAACGGAAGTCGACGGTCTCATGACGGAGCTCGGCCGTCAGGATTGGGAAACGTATCAGGCAGTCGGGGAGACCGCGATTGGAAACTTTTCGTCATTTGACGATCAGGCGGCACTCGCGTATCGGACGACATTCTCACTCGAGACAGGGGAATACACGCTCTATTTGATCGAACCGCTCGACGCGATCTCGAGTGCGAACGAAGGGGCCCGGACGATCATCTTTTGGACGGTCGCGTCGGCCATCATCGTCACGACCGTATTTGCCTTCTTCTTATCGACTCGGATTACGGCACCGCTCCGCGAGATGCGTGACGCGGTCAATAAGACAGGAGAAGGACAATTCGACCTCCGTCTCGTCCAGAAGTCGAACGATGAGATTGGGGAGTTGGCCGGGTCGTTCAATGCGATGAGCAGCCAACTGTCGACATACGTGAATGCGCTCGATCGAGAACGGCTCCAACTCGCCTCGATTTTACGATCGATGGCCGACGGGGTCATCACGCTCGATCGTCATGCGAACGTCATCGTCACGAACCCGCAAGCCCAACCGCTCCTCATCGACGAACAGCCGCATGAAGTCGTCCTGTCTCTCTATGAGGACGTCGTTGCCGGGGCACCGGAGAAGACGATCGAAGTGAAACAAGACGATCATTATTATACGTTGACGGTGACACCGCTTCTCGGCGAGGACGATTTTGAAGGTGCGGTTGTCGTCATCCGTGACACGACCGAGAGCCATCGTCTTGACAAGATGCGAACCGATTTTGTTGCCAACGTCAGCCACGAGCTACGCACACCGCTCGTGACGCTTCAAGGGTATTCCGAGGCGATTATCGACGGCATGACCGAAAGTGATGACGCGACGAAAGAGTTCGCTTCCATCATCTACGATGAATCGCTTCGATTGGCCCGTCTCGTCAACGATTTGCTCGACCTGGCACGAATCGAGTCAGGCAAAGAGACGATGCAGTTCACGACGTTCGACCTCGGTGAATTCCTTCCGCGCGTCATGCGCAAATTCAACCAAATGGCGAACGAAAAAGGCATTACGCTGTCAACGGAGGCCCCGCGTCATGCCATCGAGGCGGACGGGGACCGATTGGAACAAGTGTTCACGAACTTGATCGGCAATGCCATCGCCCATACCGAGTCGGGATCAATCCGGCTCGAGGCGAGTGAAGAGGAGGCCGGCTTCGTGATCCGTTTGTCGGATACGGGCAGCGGTATCCCGAAAGAAGATTTGCCGTTCGTGTTCGAACGGTTCTACAAAGCGGATAAAGCGCGGACGAGCGGCGGCAAGACGGGTACCGGCATCGGTCTCGCCATCGTCAAAAACGTCATCGATGCCCATCAAGGCACGGTCGACGTCTCGAGCACGCACGGGGAAGGAACAACGTTCACGATTCATCTTCCGTACACACAACCGCACGCATAACGACAATGGTGACTCCTATGGGTCACCATTTGTGGCATCAAGGAGGAAATGACATGAAACTGTACACACGAGGCGGGGACAAAGGGGAAACATCACTCATCGGCGGACGTGTCTTAAAGATTCATCCGCACATCCAGGCGATGGGGCTGTTAGATGAATTGAACAGTCAGATCGGTCTCGCGCTCGTCCATCAGACAGACGAGACGCTCCGGTCCCAGCTGACGAAGATTCAACATGATCTATTCGATCTCGGTTCCGAGCTCATGTATACTGAGACGCCGCCACAACAAGTCGATTTGACAATCGTCACCGAGCTCGAGACGTGGATTGACGAACTTGAACCGAA
This sequence is a window from Exiguobacterium mexicanum. Protein-coding genes within it:
- a CDS encoding sensor histidine kinase; translation: MIRRNSIVTKLWLTILVLVSLILFIVSVLMLEFFNSFHIDQERGHLAKLGGQVQSVLLQEGDASRTVDQIIEVYGANYILENGTVRSNFGTEVDGLMTELGRQDWETYQAVGETAIGNFSSFDDQAALAYRTTFSLETGEYTLYLIEPLDAISSANEGARTIIFWTVASAIIVTTVFAFFLSTRITAPLREMRDAVNKTGEGQFDLRLVQKSNDEIGELAGSFNAMSSQLSTYVNALDRERLQLASILRSMADGVITLDRHANVIVTNPQAQPLLIDEQPHEVVLSLYEDVVAGAPEKTIEVKQDDHYYTLTVTPLLGEDDFEGAVVVIRDTTESHRLDKMRTDFVANVSHELRTPLVTLQGYSEAIIDGMTESDDATKEFASIIYDESLRLARLVNDLLDLARIESGKETMQFTTFDLGEFLPRVMRKFNQMANEKGITLSTEAPRHAIEADGDRLEQVFTNLIGNAIAHTESGSIRLEASEEEAGFVIRLSDTGSGIPKEDLPFVFERFYKADKARTSGGKTGTGIGLAIVKNVIDAHQGTVDVSSTHGEGTTFTIHLPYTQPHA
- a CDS encoding response regulator transcription factor translates to MANKTKILVVDDEERIRRLLKMYLEREQYVIVEATNGEEALQLALEHNFDVILLDLMMPKMDGVEVCTELRKSKATPVIMLTAKGEEVDRVQGFEVGADDYIVKPFSPREVVLRVKALLRRSGSTKYLRTAEKSKDLIVFAHLTIDNDAHRVTVDGEEIALTPKEYELLFFLAKQVDKVFSREQLLKEVWNYEFFGDLRTVDTHVKRLREKLNRVSPKAAQMITTVWGVGYKFEVVSE
- a CDS encoding cob(I)yrinic acid a,c-diamide adenosyltransferase; its protein translation is MKLYTRGGDKGETSLIGGRVLKIHPHIQAMGLLDELNSQIGLALVHQTDETLRSQLTKIQHDLFDLGSELMYTETPPQQVDLTIVTELETWIDELEPKCPELVRFILPGGSVGAASLHVSRTVCRRVERELVNVDAAARQLPYYNRLSDYLFTAARYANVVAGVPDQEYARGADVFKTKKKKE